A region of Methanocorpusculum labreanum Z DNA encodes the following proteins:
- a CDS encoding UPF0058 family protein, translating to MHKEELLELHQIFFDIKVYYESINPDLKFPQYNALKITPDMVNRSKLEHKYAIFILGSEIAAAMKEIETISSRGIPTRMKELADRTLKEMESEKEQ from the coding sequence ATGCACAAGGAAGAACTACTTGAGCTTCATCAGATATTTTTTGACATCAAAGTATACTACGAGTCAATCAACCCGGATCTGAAGTTTCCCCAATACAATGCACTGAAAATTACCCCGGACATGGTCAACCGGAGCAAACTCGAACACAAATATGCGATCTTCATTCTCGGCTCCGAGATCGCCGCAGCCATGAAAGAGATCGAGACCATTTCCTCACGCGGCATCCCGACCCGCATGAAAGAGCTTGCCGACCGCACGCTCAAGGAAATGGAATCCGAAAAGGAACAGTAA
- a CDS encoding putative manganese-dependent inorganic diphosphatase — protein sequence MKSIYVIGHRHPDTDSICSAIGYAAFLNRDGKDTYIAARCGDLNAESKYALAKFDLEGPALVLSVEPSVADIPFTHPESANAETPTIDVIELMDKNDLRNLPITDPNGNLIGLVSEHGLARAYVSNTKMETLAVSPVSVDTLARILHGTVRVKNHTVLEGAVYISIDALHVILSRITKKDIAIVGDDEPTQLALVSAGIAALIIADSAPVGQRLLASASEKGVTVISTEVDAFGVAKMIHLTLPAETIMTKDVPTVRIADTMEYVKQIVSNSKYRTACVVDENDKLLGTISRNSLMEDVAKSVILVDHNEYSQAVEGIETADIIEIIDHHRLGAMATLRPIRFDMEPVGSTSTIVTRRFMEAGIKPDKNVAGILLSGILSDTLGLKMSTTTKQDEDAVRFLSEIAGVDPASYANELIAEGMSLSGVSQDELLERDTKEYNLSGKRVIISQILVPSYAYAKTNADAIFAALDAKLRQPHAPDIYIALYTSVSEMGSDMFTAADEATMLAMNWQKTPMHLPGVVSRKKDFVPHFGRMLDSVF from the coding sequence TTGAAGTCAATATATGTGATAGGCCACCGTCATCCGGATACTGACAGTATATGCAGTGCGATCGGATATGCGGCATTTCTGAACAGGGACGGGAAGGATACGTATATCGCGGCACGCTGCGGCGACCTGAACGCCGAGTCGAAGTACGCTCTCGCGAAGTTCGATCTGGAAGGTCCGGCCCTTGTCTTAAGCGTCGAGCCGTCGGTGGCGGATATTCCGTTCACGCACCCGGAGAGCGCGAATGCGGAAACACCGACGATCGACGTGATCGAGCTGATGGATAAGAACGATCTGCGGAATCTGCCGATCACGGATCCGAACGGGAACCTGATCGGTCTCGTGAGCGAGCACGGTCTTGCAAGAGCCTATGTCTCGAACACGAAGATGGAGACGCTCGCCGTTTCGCCGGTGAGCGTGGATACGCTCGCACGGATCCTGCACGGAACGGTGCGGGTGAAAAATCACACCGTCCTTGAAGGAGCGGTGTATATCTCGATCGACGCCCTGCACGTGATCCTCTCCCGCATCACGAAAAAGGATATCGCGATCGTCGGGGACGACGAGCCGACGCAGCTCGCACTGGTCTCGGCCGGGATCGCGGCCCTGATCATCGCGGATTCGGCACCGGTCGGGCAGAGGCTGCTCGCATCCGCCTCGGAAAAAGGCGTGACGGTGATCTCGACCGAGGTCGACGCGTTCGGGGTCGCGAAGATGATCCACTTAACACTCCCCGCCGAGACGATCATGACGAAGGATGTGCCGACCGTCCGTATCGCGGACACGATGGAATACGTGAAGCAAATCGTGTCGAACTCGAAGTACCGGACGGCCTGTGTGGTGGACGAGAACGACAAACTGCTCGGCACGATCTCCCGGAACTCGCTGATGGAGGACGTGGCGAAGTCGGTGATCCTGGTCGACCACAACGAGTACAGCCAGGCGGTCGAGGGGATCGAGACGGCAGACATCATCGAGATCATCGACCACCACCGGCTCGGGGCGATGGCGACCCTTCGCCCGATCCGGTTCGATATGGAGCCGGTCGGTTCGACCTCGACGATCGTAACCAGACGGTTCATGGAAGCAGGGATCAAGCCGGACAAGAACGTGGCGGGGATCCTGCTTTCGGGTATCCTTTCGGATACGCTCGGCCTGAAGATGTCGACGACGACAAAGCAGGACGAGGACGCGGTCCGCTTCCTCTCGGAGATCGCCGGGGTGGATCCGGCCTCCTACGCGAACGAACTGATCGCGGAAGGTATGTCGCTTTCGGGCGTTTCGCAGGACGAACTTCTCGAGAGAGACACAAAAGAGTATAACCTGTCCGGCAAACGGGTGATCATTTCGCAGATCCTTGTCCCGTCGTATGCATATGCGAAGACGAATGCCGACGCGATCTTTGCGGCGCTGGATGCAAAACTCCGGCAGCCGCATGCCCCGGACATCTATATCGCATTATATACCAGTGTCTCGGAGATGGGTTCGGATATGTTCACGGCGGCCGACGAGGCAACGATGCTTGCGATGAACTGGCAGAAGACCCCCATGCATCTGCCGGGGGTCGTTTCGAGGAAAAAGGATTTTGTGCCGCATTTCGGGCGAATGCTGGACTCAGTCTTCTAA
- a CDS encoding TIGR03768 family metallophosphoesterase, with protein sequence MSRILVVLIVLFAVLLVFSSGCVSQMESLNTTERTVVPVDPGANQTITPANLSMYHYNGFGEWTYGDGVPLTVRDDIAGGMNASGTGTELLSFATISDIHITDEESPLQVIALGYLRPFPSAYSPVSMYSTQVLNAAVKTINNINKENKLDLVLSLGDAANNDQYNELRWYIDVLDGKTITPVSGGTAGKENIDYQQTFTAEGLDMPWYQTIGNHDEFFTGVFAMDENLSSVLVGDTVANLRLDVTVTGDTSLTGYYMGVFNGSDPNGTIIDMGSVSSFASAPTVIADANRHAISDDGVRIGFMQEFLNSSSLPYGHGYTEEMIANDFACYSFDPVEGVRIIMLDDTTENGSTIGDIWAHGRGSLDEERFAWLKAELQKGQEDGVLMIIGAHIPIATMEEGAPSGWSLNSEVSQTELITELQKYPNLLMWVSGHNHMNTILPIASPDPAHPEYGFWVVETASLRDFPQEFRTFEITRYSDELVGIKTVCVDVDVEGDPLAEKSRSYSIAAAQMSGKTDVGIENAELLVRVK encoded by the coding sequence ATGTCACGCATTTTGGTAGTACTCATCGTACTATTCGCCGTGCTGCTGGTGTTTTCCAGCGGTTGTGTGAGTCAGATGGAATCATTGAACACAACGGAGCGTACCGTTGTCCCGGTCGATCCGGGAGCAAACCAGACCATTACGCCCGCAAATCTCAGCATGTACCATTACAACGGGTTCGGCGAATGGACCTACGGAGACGGCGTGCCGCTCACCGTACGGGACGATATCGCCGGCGGGATGAACGCTTCGGGTACGGGAACGGAGCTTCTTTCGTTTGCTACGATCTCGGATATCCACATCACGGATGAGGAGTCACCGCTTCAGGTGATCGCTCTCGGCTATCTCAGGCCTTTCCCTTCGGCATATTCCCCGGTCTCGATGTATTCGACCCAGGTTCTGAATGCCGCAGTAAAAACGATCAACAATATCAATAAAGAGAATAAGCTGGACCTTGTTCTCTCGCTTGGCGATGCGGCGAACAATGATCAGTATAATGAACTGCGCTGGTATATCGACGTTCTCGACGGAAAGACGATCACTCCGGTTTCGGGCGGAACTGCCGGGAAGGAGAATATCGATTACCAGCAGACGTTTACGGCGGAAGGCCTGGATATGCCCTGGTATCAGACGATCGGCAATCACGATGAGTTCTTTACCGGCGTGTTTGCAATGGATGAGAACCTCAGCAGTGTCCTCGTCGGCGATACGGTCGCGAATCTGCGGCTGGATGTGACGGTGACCGGAGACACGTCGCTTACCGGCTATTATATGGGTGTCTTTAACGGGTCGGACCCGAACGGGACGATCATCGATATGGGCAGTGTTTCCAGCTTTGCGTCGGCCCCGACCGTGATCGCGGATGCAAACCGTCACGCGATCTCGGATGACGGTGTCAGAATCGGGTTCATGCAGGAATTCCTGAATTCGAGTTCGCTTCCGTATGGTCACGGCTATACTGAAGAGATGATCGCGAATGATTTCGCGTGCTATTCGTTCGACCCGGTGGAGGGTGTTAGGATCATCATGCTGGATGATACAACCGAGAACGGCTCGACGATCGGCGATATCTGGGCACACGGCCGCGGTTCGCTTGACGAGGAGCGGTTTGCCTGGCTGAAGGCGGAGCTGCAGAAGGGACAGGAGGACGGCGTTTTGATGATCATCGGCGCACATATCCCGATCGCGACGATGGAGGAGGGAGCACCTTCCGGCTGGAGTCTGAACTCGGAAGTTTCCCAGACGGAACTGATCACGGAGCTGCAGAAGTATCCGAATCTGCTGATGTGGGTCTCGGGTCACAACCATATGAATACGATTCTGCCGATCGCATCGCCCGATCCGGCACATCCGGAGTACGGGTTCTGGGTCGTGGAGACGGCTTCGCTGAGGGATTTCCCGCAGGAGTTCAGAACGTTCGAGATCACGCGGTATTCCGATGAGCTTGTGGGTATCAAGACGGTGTGTGTGGATGTCGATGTGGAGGGAGACCCGCTCGCGGAGAAGTCCCGGTCCTATTCTATCGCGGCGGCACAGATGAGCGGGAAAACCGATGTCGGGATCGAGAATGCGGAGCTTCTCGTCCGGGTTAAGTGA
- a CDS encoding very short patch repair endonuclease, giving the protein MDRVTPEHRSWMMSRVRSKKTKPEQLVASYLRESHIGYRRCRTDLPGKPDFVLSKYRAVIFVNGCFWHGHAGCKRATIPKTNTEWWIAKFQQNKLRDERNYAQLREMGWRVFVIWECELGNDVEYKLKELVKEMLLWDDYPADDYPDEIFY; this is encoded by the coding sequence ATGGATAGAGTAACTCCCGAACACCGTAGTTGGATGATGAGTCGAGTTCGGTCAAAGAAAACTAAACCGGAACAACTCGTTGCTTCCTATCTGAGGGAATCTCATATCGGCTATCGACGATGTCGGACCGATCTTCCGGGAAAACCGGACTTCGTTCTTTCCAAATATCGAGCCGTCATTTTTGTGAATGGATGTTTTTGGCATGGTCATGCGGGGTGCAAACGTGCCACCATTCCCAAAACGAATACGGAGTGGTGGATTGCTAAATTTCAACAAAATAAATTACGCGATGAGAGAAATTATGCACAGCTTCGGGAAATGGGGTGGCGGGTTTTCGTAATTTGGGAATGTGAACTTGGGAACGATGTGGAATATAAACTCAAGGAATTAGTGAAGGAAATGCTGCTTTGGGATGATTATCCTGCTGATGACTATCCAGACGAAATATTCTACTAA
- a CDS encoding ATP-binding protein, which produces MINEETIPLKISPRAFTAFGADLVTNDNIAITELVKNSYDAFAYNVVVEFGEDEGGAYIKIIDDGLGMTRQVIKEVWAVLATKHKVKNPLIERDGKIRKVSGNKGLGRFSAAKLGNTMDIWTKSPDDGFLKIKINWKNLVDFDDLGECQITMEELNDTAIFQNPGTVIRIGDLNSIWSPEKILETKDSLSRLIAPFKNIDNFTIQLRSSTIEGPVNITAPKFIEKPPYKITGNVDAIGTIHWEYTYSPTNINHNPKTKTGIINWNEGKLGFTGYQEQLSLQECSGEMDYSCGPFSFEIRVWDLDVESRGEISAHYDIGKNDIRRALAQYKGLSIYRDNILVLPKSDASKDWLGIDLRRVSRIGKRISTNQIIGIVNINSKDNPELKDTTDREKLMDTKEYKEFINLLGSVINELENLRSLDKTRESETSSNGKKPLVNLFTSLSAERLVGKVELAVEKGEDNKQILKYVNEFNNENRENLDDLQKRVTYYAQTASLGSVATVILHELLNGMNAIIRFIKRVDKTCSPLETKTREALNDASESHARLVDLARTFSPLVRKDLYKAEYKCLVRETVDKSIRLIRAGDNAQGVVINNYLPNNILLPIHEGLLQTIFINLLDNACYWIQQNGQEKTIDITAKIIDDNQKIKIFVSDTGVGVSEEESECIFEAGETSKSQGFGMGLVIVTEILSYYGGKVGVLFPSLSSGATFEICIPLAKGAE; this is translated from the coding sequence ATGATAAATGAAGAAACAATCCCCCTAAAAATCAGCCCAAGGGCATTCACTGCATTTGGAGCCGATCTCGTAACGAATGATAATATAGCCATTACCGAATTGGTGAAAAATAGTTACGATGCATTTGCCTACAATGTTGTGGTAGAATTTGGCGAAGATGAAGGAGGAGCGTACATCAAAATCATCGACGATGGACTTGGAATGACGCGTCAGGTAATCAAAGAGGTATGGGCTGTTCTTGCTACTAAACATAAAGTTAAAAATCCCCTTATTGAACGCGATGGCAAAATAAGGAAAGTCTCGGGAAACAAAGGGCTTGGTCGTTTTTCCGCAGCAAAACTTGGGAACACTATGGATATTTGGACGAAAAGTCCTGATGATGGATTTTTAAAGATAAAAATAAACTGGAAAAACCTCGTAGACTTCGATGATCTGGGTGAGTGTCAAATCACAATGGAAGAACTTAACGATACAGCCATCTTCCAGAATCCCGGTACCGTTATCCGAATTGGTGATCTAAATTCCATATGGAGTCCTGAGAAGATATTGGAGACAAAGGATAGTTTATCCCGTTTAATTGCCCCGTTTAAAAATATTGATAATTTTACTATCCAACTCAGATCATCCACTATAGAAGGGCCTGTTAATATAACTGCCCCTAAATTTATTGAAAAACCCCCATACAAAATTACCGGCAATGTCGATGCAATAGGGACGATACATTGGGAATACACATATTCCCCGACAAACATTAACCATAATCCAAAAACCAAAACTGGAATAATAAACTGGAATGAAGGTAAATTAGGATTTACGGGTTACCAGGAGCAACTCTCTCTCCAGGAATGTAGTGGTGAAATGGATTATTCATGCGGTCCATTCAGTTTTGAAATAAGAGTTTGGGATTTAGATGTGGAAAGCAGAGGAGAGATATCCGCACATTATGATATCGGAAAAAATGATATCAGACGTGCTCTAGCACAATACAAAGGGCTGTCAATCTATCGGGACAATATTCTCGTTCTTCCTAAATCCGATGCTTCAAAAGATTGGTTGGGGATCGATTTACGTAGAGTTAGCAGAATCGGTAAACGAATCAGCACGAATCAAATCATTGGCATAGTAAACATAAACTCAAAGGATAATCCAGAACTAAAAGACACAACCGATCGTGAAAAATTAATGGATACAAAAGAGTACAAGGAGTTCATCAATCTTCTTGGCTCAGTCATCAATGAACTGGAAAATTTACGATCTTTGGACAAAACCAGGGAATCGGAAACAAGCAGTAATGGGAAAAAACCCCTAGTGAATCTTTTCACGAGTTTATCTGCAGAAAGATTGGTCGGGAAAGTCGAACTTGCAGTAGAAAAAGGGGAGGATAATAAACAAATTTTAAAATACGTCAATGAATTCAACAATGAGAACAGAGAGAACTTAGATGATTTGCAGAAAAGAGTAACGTATTATGCACAAACCGCCTCGTTAGGTTCTGTGGCAACAGTTATTCTCCATGAATTACTTAATGGAATGAATGCCATTATAAGATTTATCAAGCGTGTTGATAAAACGTGTTCCCCATTAGAAACCAAGACTCGTGAGGCCCTCAATGATGCTTCAGAGAGTCACGCACGGTTGGTTGATCTAGCACGGACTTTTTCCCCATTGGTCAGAAAAGATTTGTATAAGGCAGAATATAAATGCCTTGTGCGTGAAACGGTGGATAAGAGCATCCGTCTTATTCGTGCCGGAGATAATGCACAAGGAGTTGTGATTAATAATTATCTCCCTAATAACATTCTCCTCCCAATCCATGAAGGATTACTGCAAACGATATTTATCAACTTGCTCGACAATGCCTGCTACTGGATTCAACAGAATGGTCAAGAAAAAACAATCGATATAACGGCAAAAATAATAGATGACAACCAAAAAATAAAGATATTTGTTAGTGATACCGGCGTTGGGGTTTCGGAAGAAGAGTCTGAATGTATATTTGAAGCAGGAGAAACGTCAAAATCCCAGGGATTCGGTATGGGAT